One window from the genome of Serinibacter salmoneus encodes:
- a CDS encoding glycosyltransferase family 2 protein, with protein MRDVLALATTRGGMAFDELSDVLESVGTSTTVEETLGMLHLHAGSACGLAQTLYAQRLDPEDIDRATTLYSLVEAQWSTQKLTGHDRSLYGDGLVRRGEYERGVAMLRTRYPDRRREVSQLFLRENGRNPYLTDGHPVTDQAWLSEVNRLLATEGLVPIGLRPGPEHPFLRLTATSTPTPVVDGPLVSILMPVYEPDDATDLAIASILAQSWRNIELIIVDDGSPEVDEDGAPTSYRAQLQRWADRDARIRLTFNTPNRGAYTVRNMAYAQAAGEFVTVADKDDWHHPQHIETQARHLMSSGDVANISMWVRCDNDMRFLVKTAPDQVVHVSFPSMMFRRETVMSRLGYWDAVRKGADTEYKRRLELLFNDDERLKPVTRSPLQVSLMGDNNLTSQDNSLGYFSEARLQYRATYRAWHRAVADGSADSYMPMNPDRSRIIAPAGFLPSRTQEPYRCDVVVIADFSRGSRDIDRFARALVGELVDRGLRIGIIPMRSFLRRPEEDSTPDIDALVESGKVRRLSLSSGIPADVVFVAEASLMQLRRDDGVPFEADHVVVHADRFAVRRDEGRANYEVATVARNVKAIFGHHPQWLARTPRIQSWLTSSKVGAATPTCVEEMGVIALVDYLDSCRDHSGTRENAEILA; from the coding sequence ATGCGCGACGTCCTGGCTCTGGCAACGACGCGGGGAGGCATGGCATTCGACGAACTGAGCGACGTCCTCGAGTCCGTGGGCACCAGCACCACGGTCGAGGAGACGCTCGGCATGCTCCACCTGCACGCGGGCTCCGCGTGTGGGCTTGCCCAAACGCTGTACGCACAACGCCTCGACCCCGAGGACATCGACCGCGCCACCACGCTCTACTCCCTCGTCGAGGCTCAGTGGAGCACTCAGAAGTTGACCGGCCACGACCGATCCCTGTACGGGGACGGCCTGGTCCGACGCGGTGAGTACGAACGCGGAGTCGCCATGCTCAGAACCCGGTATCCCGATCGTCGCCGCGAAGTGAGCCAGCTCTTCCTACGTGAGAACGGACGCAATCCGTACTTGACTGACGGGCACCCCGTGACGGACCAGGCGTGGCTCAGCGAGGTGAATCGCCTCCTCGCCACCGAGGGCCTTGTGCCGATCGGCCTTCGCCCAGGCCCCGAGCACCCGTTCCTTCGCCTGACCGCGACGTCGACCCCGACTCCGGTCGTGGACGGCCCACTCGTCAGCATCCTCATGCCGGTCTACGAGCCGGATGACGCCACTGACCTCGCTATCGCCTCGATCCTCGCCCAGTCCTGGCGCAACATCGAGCTCATCATCGTCGACGACGGGTCGCCGGAGGTGGATGAGGACGGCGCGCCGACGAGCTACCGCGCGCAACTGCAGAGGTGGGCTGATCGCGATGCGCGCATTCGCCTGACTTTCAACACGCCGAACAGGGGCGCCTACACGGTGCGCAACATGGCCTACGCTCAGGCGGCTGGTGAGTTCGTCACCGTGGCCGACAAGGATGACTGGCACCACCCACAACACATTGAAACGCAAGCTCGCCATCTCATGAGTTCGGGAGATGTCGCCAATATCTCGATGTGGGTTCGGTGTGACAACGATATGCGCTTCCTCGTGAAGACCGCCCCGGACCAAGTCGTTCACGTCAGCTTCCCCTCGATGATGTTCCGCCGGGAGACGGTCATGTCCAGGCTCGGCTACTGGGACGCGGTCCGAAAGGGAGCAGACACGGAGTACAAGCGGCGACTGGAACTCCTGTTCAACGACGACGAGCGGCTCAAGCCCGTGACGCGCTCACCACTGCAGGTCTCCTTGATGGGCGACAACAATCTGACGAGCCAGGACAACTCGCTGGGCTACTTCAGCGAGGCTCGCCTCCAGTACCGCGCAACCTACCGGGCATGGCATCGCGCAGTGGCCGATGGGAGCGCCGATTCCTACATGCCGATGAACCCCGATCGGAGTCGAATCATTGCGCCGGCAGGATTCCTGCCCAGTCGGACGCAAGAGCCCTATCGATGTGACGTCGTCGTCATAGCCGACTTCAGCAGGGGGAGTCGCGATATCGACCGGTTCGCGCGCGCCCTGGTGGGAGAACTCGTTGACCGCGGCCTCCGGATCGGGATCATTCCGATGCGCAGCTTCCTGCGGCGCCCCGAGGAGGACTCAACACCCGATATCGATGCACTCGTCGAGTCCGGGAAGGTGCGTCGCCTCTCACTCTCCAGCGGGATCCCGGCCGACGTCGTCTTCGTGGCTGAGGCGAGCCTGATGCAACTTCGGCGAGACGACGGGGTCCCGTTCGAGGCCGATCACGTCGTCGTGCATGCCGATCGGTTTGCAGTTCGCCGCGACGAGGGCCGCGCGAACTACGAGGTCGCGACTGTTGCGCGCAACGTCAAGGCAATCTTCGGCCACCATCCCCAATGGCTTGCTCGAACGCCGCGCATTCAGTCCTGGCTCACGAGTTCGAAGGTAGGCGCCGCGACCCCGACCTGCGTCGAGGAGATGGGGGTCATCGCTCTCGTGGACTATCTCGACTCGTGTCGCGATCACTCGGGGACCCGGGAGAACGCCGAGATCCTTGCATGA